tgcctctttgcttgacatcatgggaaaatccaaagaaatcagccagacatcaggaaaaaaaattgtagacctccacaagtctggctcatccttgggagcatttcccaaatgcctgaaggtaccacgtgcatctgtacgaacaatagtacgcaactataaacaccatgggactacgcagccatcataccgctcaggaaggagacgcgttctgtctcttagagatgaacgtactttggtgcggaaagtgcaaatcaatcccagaacaacagcaaaggaccttgtgaagatgctggaggaaacaggtacaaaagtatctatatccacagtaaaacgagtcgtatatcgacataaccagaaaggccgctcagcaaggaagaaggcactgctccgaaaccgccatgaaaaagccagactacgttttgcaactgcacatagggacaaaaatcttatttttttggagaaatgtcctctggtctgaagaaacaaaaatggaactgttcggccacaatgaccatcgttatgtttggaggaaaaatggggaggcttgcatgccaaagaacaccatcccaaccgtgaaacacgggggtggcagcatcatgttgtgggggtgctttgctgcaggagggactggtgcaaatagatggcatcatgaggtaggacaattgtggatatattgaagcaacatctcaagacatcagtcaggaagttaaaacttgatcgcaagtgggtcttccaaatggacagtgacccaaagcatacttccaaagttgtggcaaaatggcttaaggacagcgaagtcaaggtgttggagtggccatcagaaagccctgacctcaatccgatagaaaacttgtgggtagaactgaaaaagcgtgtgcgagcaaggaggcctacaaacctgactcggttacaccagctctgtcaggaggaatgggccaaaattcacccaacttattgtgggaagcttgtggatgaccacctgaaacatttgacccaagttaaacaatttaaaggcaatgctaccaaatactaattgagtgcatgtaaacttctgacccactgagaatgtgatgcaaaaaataaaagctgaaataaatcattctctctacaattattctgacatttcacattcttaaaatagtagtgatcctaactgacctaagacagatgattttttgctaggattaaatgtcaggaattgtgaaactgagtttaaatgtatttggctaaggtgtatgtaaacttacgacttcaactgtatacacagcTCTGTATAcacagtttctctggttttactatttataggtatgtgttttggtaaactgaaatgttttgttttattctataaactactgacaacatttctcccaaattccaaataaaaatggtcgtttagagcatttatttgcataaaatgacaactggtcaaaataacaaaaaagatagtgttgtcagacctcgaataatgcaaagaaaatttGTTCATATTCCTTTTTAAGCAGcacaatactaatgttttaacttaggaagagttcagaaatcaatatttggtggaataaaCCTGATTTTTCAATCACCgctttcatgcgtcttggcatgctctccaccagtctttcagATTGATTTTGGGTGACTTTATACCACTCCAGGCAcaaaaattcaagcagctcggctttgtttgatggcttgtgacaatccatcttcctcttgatcacattccagaggttttcaatggggttcaggtctggagattgggctggccatgacagggtcttgatctggtggtTAGATTGACCCGGCTGTGTGGcatggatcattgtcctgctggaaaaaccaatcctcagagttggggaacattgtcagagcagaaggaagcaagttttcttccaggacaCCCTTGTACATGGCTTGATTCATGTgtccttcacaaagacaaatctgcctgattccagccttgctgaagcacccccagatcctccaccaaatttcacagggggtgcgagacctggagaggcccacaagccacagtgtctcacacccactgtgaaatttggtgAAGTACACAGCATTTTGTACTGGCTGGCATTTTGTATTCCTAATTGACCCAGCATGTAACTTGCTTGACATTGTACAGAAATGGTCACAAAAGCTTGAAAGCAGTGTTTGCTATAAAATAAGTAGGGCGTATTAAATCGTAATGGTGGTTTTGAAACCGCTCTGGTTGTTGTGATTGCGCAACAAAAGAAATGGCAAGTTTATTGTGCCATCCACTGCCCAGGTTGTTTACACAGGTTCCCCTCCTTGTTTGTGTTCGCTGCCATGCCTGTGGCGTTTCTACGGTCAGGGGGTTAGGGTGGGAGTTAATGCGACCAATGTCATAtgacccagcccccccccccccccccctcccccaactgcgCTGAACAACAGGGTGACCGTGTCCCAGTGCCGGAACCTGATTGTCTCCCCAGCCTCATATTAGTGCAGGGATTACCAGCTCGCTCCAGTTCCCCATTCATTCTGGACAGTCACTCGCCCTTATCAGCCTCAATCTGACACTCTATTTATCTGACGCTGCACCCAGTTCTGCTTGGCtaagagaaatgctcacaaaaAGCCCCAGCCCATCAGCACTTTATTTGTGGGACCCGGGGCCACAGCTTTTAGTGGCCTGCCTACTCTTCTGTTACTCTAGACCCAGTTTGTTGGACAGTgaggatttgttttgtgttatacTCTGGTTCAACGTTTCACCGTTGTCCAATTAATTGAAGTTGTTGGTTCTTTACCATTTATGTTACTTCTCGTATTTTTGGATCAGCCTCCATGTGGTTTCGCCATAGTTTTTCCACAGCAGCCTCCTGCTGAGAAGTTTCTGAGAAGGCTCTAGTGGTTTGCAGTGTATTGACTTTTCTGGCGTGAAAAAGTGTGATCAAGTTTGTTTAAATTTTTCTTTGGAAAAGGGAACATGGGCTCTTTTAAGCTGGATTTTTTGCCTGAGATGATGGTGGACCATTGTTCTTTGAATTCTAGTCCTGTGTGagtagtttatttatttatttagcaatGAGTTAATAAGCTTATTGCTTGTACgtgatgtttaaaaaaaaaaaaaaaaatgcttttcagAAATGGATTTGAGCTgtagtttcccccccccccccccccatttcgtTTTGGTGTCATTTTGGGGGGAGGGGTGATGGTAGGCTATATATTGGTTCCACCTGGTATTCCGCCGTGTATTTTCAGCTGTACAGACTGATACTCAATTTCTTGATCTGTAGTTTAGTCCCAGCATGTGACTTGACATTTTTGTGCTTGCCATAATGTTCCAGTCCAAAACTTGGCGCTTTAAATTTGATATGTAGGTGTTGGAGGCGAAAATGGTGGTAGAGCGAGTTTTCAACAGGTGCATACTCCCCAAGTGCCCCCCGTAATGGTTCATAGTCTGTATTCCGTATGCAGTGCAGTTAAATTATAAAAATGTAGTTTTTTATCCAGATCGACTTACAATCAGTAGGTATTGTACATGTCAGAGGCTTTAAAACAAGTGGTCTAACCTATGTCATAACCATGGCAGTCTGTCAATTTCTCTACAGGGAAATCGTTAGGAAAGGTTGCTGCTTATTATTTGTTGATCTTGCGTTTTTACTTTTAAAGATATAAACATTTTAGGTTAGATGTAACGTACACATTAGGGCTTTAGAGTGGGTTAATGTGAAGGGAATTAATAGGCTACTAACAGTTGTTGTCATACGTTTGAAACTAAAGCAGGTTTGAGCTAATGGTTAGAGCTTAGGGTTGGGCAGTAtccatttaagtgataatgcccgagaaggcGGTGTTTGTTGgctatattggcacgggtgttgttaggcccgagacaatATATTTTGGCCGGCAAACCGTGACAATATATCcaacaaacaccggcttcgagggcgttatcacttttatacaacgtgtTACCAACATTCAAATAATGATCGACATGGTTTCattaaaacattattttgatgaatgcccgagaagccggtctTTGTagatatattggcatgggtgtCTCCTTTGGGTCCAGATGATTCTTTGTGTCCTCGTTCTATGCGAGAGTGGCGTATCTGAGAGAATGCGTTATAATATTGTTTTCCAGTAGCCTAATAAGGAGTGCAACTTAGAAATAACACAAACAGGCTATAAACAACATACCTTGGCTTAGACGTTCTTGTCTGTTTTTACGAAGAATGAGTTGGGCTTTAGTTGTCtgttcccctctcttcctcttcgaCCCAGATGTAACTGGAGGTCGAACCACACTTTCTGGACCAGACCCCTTGGTGTACCCGCATTCAGAGCCTGGGAGTTTTGGAGCTGGGCAATGTCCTTATCGGTGATGGGAGGGTGGCTGTTTGTGATATATTTTCCTTGTCGCCTTAGCTGTTTGATGTTGCCCAAAAATACATGATTCGAGGTGGTAAATTCAGTGTCCTTCATAAGGCACCAGCTGCGACCGATGGGTGGGTGTTTTAGAAACCTGTTGAGCCCACTACGTAGTGCCAGGTATCTACTTATGCTGTACTGCTCCCACCTTCCCATTTCGTGCATTTCCTTAACTGTCGGAGAAGGATGTTAAACTCTTCCTTAGTGACAGTTTTGACGTCaacaacttttttccccttctcttCTAGCCATCCCTTGACGCAACGCACAACCCAGTTTGTATTCTTAACTGCCTTTTTTGTTGTGGCTTTTCTCTAGATCATTCAATGCAGTGTCCTCCAAATCTGCATGCCTGGGTATTATTGCCATCTCTTTTTCCCATTAATCTATAGTTATGCCACCGAAaatatcaaaataaatgttcCACTCATCCATTTTAGTTTTCGCATCAAATAATCGATTTAGCCAGTCATCTGAAAAAGGTTTTGTATGTTGCTatgtagggttgcacattttggggaatattcagaggtggaaacatttcgtgggaattaacgggagtatatgggaattaacggtgtgtctgttgtcccttgtgtctgctcttgtagaatactggttgaggggtggagatgatgtaggtaattattccttgcccacgaacattcaaccacccatcagagatgattgcaatacagtctgtttCTCTGACTACCTTCCatcattgagtcaaaaaaacttctgattccaggaggaccattagctgttgctatcgataaggtgtctgattcataattttcacctcgaatagaagtagagagacttgtcagaggttgcttgttgtgagcgctgagggaattttatgcacttggccagatgattctgcatctttgttgcattcttcacatatgatttggcacagtatttgcaaatgtacacagcttatCCTTCTatgttagctgcagtgaaatgtctccacacatcagatagtgcccgtggcatgtTCCTGTAAAGATTATAAAAAGATGAGTAAAAAaacccaaatacaattccatgtagaGTTAAgaagttagattaaacaactcctttgtaagatgttttaaaatgaaacgtgtatggaaacaggtgaattaacactcctcagtttgcAGGCTCatgcaagctaaaacccacatggtagcaaaaactaactagcagaaattgttaagttAGAAATGCTTAATTGTCggtgtagaggaccttgtgcatttcagttaaaataacaacccaatgtttatatcccaggacaaattagctagcaacagcaagctaactaTTTAAATtggcataaatgtttaatgcttttcgacctgtccccaaattcatttagttggttcagagtttgttttcatatttcaacctgcgtgtcctgatcgcatctggtgtgtggggacaaaatcaacatgcatgCGATACTGCACGCTCGCGTGTGGTCTGGTCAACATGTTAGACAGTCTTGATTGGACTACTTTGACCATATGGAGGTACAGTTTGTCAATCGAAAACCTAGTTGGTTTGTGCTTGCACATTCAAATGATATTTAAATGGCTTTTTATATTAATTCATACTCATTATGAATTTGACATGGATGGACTTGATGTAGACTagtattttcttgttttgttctgtGCGGCCTTCAACATGGCATGAGATGAATAATTGTTTGGTTATGAATGATCAGATCTCCCAAAGCAAATTTCACATTCAAGATCATTCTCTTTAGAGCTATTGGTCTTAGTTGCGTAGGTCAATTCTCTGCTGGCAGTATGCATTTGGTGCTGTATGTTTTTGTATGCATGTTAGAACGTTTCATCAGATGGCACCTCTTTCAACTGACACTTAATAATTACTTGACTACAACGTATGCAGTGCTACTGAAATAGTCTAGACTTGATTGTACATTTCTGCAAAACAGCCTTTGCTCAGATGCAATTTTGTGAAGCTTCCAGCTGCTTAGTCGATTATGCAAATATGTTATTTCCAGCAGGGACATATTTAATGCGCCATTGGGGAAGACGGCTCATAAATGTATCTTCTGTTGCCCAAGTTCACATCATGTAGCCATATTATAGAAACTtatcttctttctctctcagagCAAAGAAGATGAACGGGACCCTGGACCACCCGGACCAGCCCGACATCGATGCTATCAAGATGTTCGTTGGCCAGATCCCACGGTCCTGGGCAGAGGAACAGCTGCGGGAGCTTTTTGAGCCTTACGGCGCCGTCTACGAAATCAATGTCTTGCGTGACAGGAGTCAAAATCCCCCACAAAGCAAAGGTGACAGTGCTGTCTTGAGTTCTTCACCAGAGGTGTCCATTACACTCCCCCCTCACCCTATCCAGAATTCCATGCCTTTTTTTATATGTATTGGCTGTGTTGCTGAATTCTCTGGAATTCTGTTACCGATAGCTAAACAACGGAAGCTTCTGCGTATTTGCGGGATTCTCTACTTTACTACTCCCTCCGCTGCCGCAGCATATCAAAGGAGCAGGAATCAGACAGGCAGTCTAAATGGCGATTTAATGTTATTTTTTCATCATCATTGAAAAGTTTGACTGAGTTGGAGGAAGATGGGCAGTCAAAATAGTGTTTTTCTTTTTCAGTTTTTAAAAGATGTAGGATATTTGTGGTTAAAACAGATTCGTTTTTTCTCCAATGCAATGTGTAGGCTGCGCCCTACTTGTGCTACTGCAATATCCTTAGTTACAACAGACTGAAAAGGTTGTGGCCTACATCCTAAATTAGcctacaaaatatatatttttggaatGTTGATTCAAATTGCAGGTTTTTATATCAGCTGTTCAGAAATATGATACTCGGATGTAAGCTAGTCTACATCATCATGTCAATCAAATTGGTTGATGGGAAGGgttcagaagagggagagaaacgtGAAGGGAGATGTGTGCGTGAACTAACAcatgtacagaacatgttcttTAGCTCTGGGGAAGAGGCATAGATGACCCACCAATACTCTCAATGTCATTTTATAATTGAGTAACATTTACTTTGTCTAATAACTGTTTATATCCCCAAACAGGTTGTTGTTTCATAACATATTACACTCGCAAATCTGCATTGGAAGCACAAAATGCTCTTCACAACATGAAAATTCTCCCAGGGGTGAGTAGGTTTGGTAGAAATTTTAACTTCCTCAGTAAATTGAATTGGGTAGCTTGCCAGGTTGTAATAGAGAACAGTCAGTGCTGCTGTTCAGCTTTTATCTCTAGAGATGTAGGACCCTATAAAATCTGTTGTATATTTTTCCTGTTTACTTCGTTTTTTCCCAAATTCCGTTTTCTCTATTTTTTGTTTTTCAAGGTTTCCATTTCCcccagtttatttatttttatcacacTTGTTTAAATAGAAAACAACTAAATGGATTTctttaagtccacaacaatggtTAAACCACATCAGAAGACTGCTTTTGAGCTCTCGATTTTTGATTTTTTAGATTTAGATATTTACCCTTTAATATCAGTGGCACCTAGCAAGATGTTTTTGTAGCGCACATGTGGTGATAGTTTGCAGAACAAATACTGcattctgccaggtaagcatagGCTATTTTGTagtttaacatttaattgagaaggtttttgggaaagcctttccatctaccagaattATGTTCTTTAGCATCATTGTTAATGGCTGCACAAAGTGGTAGACGCGTGCACCAGACATAGTCAGGGGAAATTCTCGTTGCCTCTTAATaagaaagttgcaggaaatacccatcactgatgcattctgttcatgtcttatgataaaCGTGGGCAAATTTAAACAATGTTCCATACATTTAGTTTATTCCCTATGAAGTTTAATACATTTAAATATTGTGGAATTccgttttaatgtctggattcctTCTGTGTTCTCCACATcgcagattttatagggccctagagATGCCAACCACACATCCATTTATACCTATCAAGGCAGTATCTGTCAGCGCTTCTTCCTTCCTTTAAATTCAATGTCTTTCCTCAACAGATGCATCACCCCATTCAGATGAAGCCAGCTGACAGTGAGAAGAATAATGGTGAGTATAGCTACATCTCTGCAGGCAGGGGAGCCGGTGGATGGTGTGGTAATTCTGTTTTTATGTTGAAGCCCTACCATTTTAGAAGCTGCCCTTGTTGTTGTATGTTGTCTCTAATGCAGTTACTCATTGTTTGTTGAAACAACCTTTTCTTCTTCATTGTCTCTATCAGCGGTGGAAGACAGGAAGTTGTTCATAGGAATGATATCGAAAAAGTGTAATGAGAATGACATCAGACTTATGTTCTCGCCGTACGGACAGATCGAGGAATGTAGAATACTACGTGGGCCGGATGGACTGAGCCGTGGTGAGGCAGATTCAGTTCACCTTTCATCCTCatcgtcacacacacactcacctgcaACAAGATGcacccaaacacacatacacatttactCTATCAGTTATACTATGAGGACTAGTCATTGTTTTAACATGAATCTCTCTACACGCGGTACGTACACTCCCACACACTCACTCTAAAATAGTTGCATACAGATGGGTGATAAGTCATTACTCTCATTTGTCCTCTTGTGTACAAATCCCACGTATCTTCCATACAAATCCTCTCACAGAAAATGTACCAATCTCAAGGTCATCACTTCGAGATGTAGCATATTGACTTAAATTCTAGTTATTTATGATCCAAATATCTGTTAGACACTGTTCCAAGTGTGTTTTTGGAGGGCTGTTTAATTAAAACAAGAACTTACCAGACTCCATAGCATGCTGCAGTATGCTTTCCATTATCTGTTTCTAAATGCTGTCAGGAGTCAGGACCGTGTATGTCAACCATTTACGAGTTGTTCCCCTTCTGCAGGTTGTGCGTTTATAACTTTTACAGCAAGACAGATGGCACAATCAACAATCAAATCCATGCACCAATCACAAACTATGGAGGTAAGCATTGAACCTGCACACCTCCCATTCTTCAGAAACagaatctacactgaacaaaaatataaatggaacatgtaaagtgttggtcccatgtttcatgagctgaattaaaagattccagaaatgttccatatgcacataaagcttatttctcaaaagttggcctttctcctttgccaagataaccatCCActggacaggtgtggcatatcaagaagctgattaaacagcatgatcattacacaggtgcaccttgtactgtggacaataaaaggccactctaaaatgtgcaattttgtcccacaacacaatgccacagatgtcttttAGTTTTGAGAGAGTGTGAAATTgttatgctgactgcaggaatgtccaccagagctgttgccagataattgagtgttaatttctctaccataaacctcctccaacatcgttttagagaatctgacagtacgtccaaccggcctcacaaccgcagaccacgtgtgggcaagcggtttgctgatgtcaacgttgtgaccatggtggcggtggggttatggtatatgCAGGCAttagctatggacaacaaacacaattgcattttatcgatggcaattttaatgcgcagagataccgtgatgagatcctgaggcccattgtcgtgccattcatccgctgccatcacctcatgtttcagcataataatgcacagccccgtgtcacaaggatctggacacaattcctggaagctgaaaatgtcccagttcttccatggcctgcatgctcaccagacatgtcacccattgagtatgtttgggatgccctggatcgacgtgtacgacagcgtcttcccaccaatatccagcaacttcgcacagccattgaagaggagtgagacaacattccactgGCCACAATCAGCAGCCTGATCAAGTATATGCAAagaagatgtgtcacgctgcatgaggcaaatggtggtcacaccagatactgactggattTCTGATCGACGCCCCtgccttttttttaaaggtatctgtgaccaacagatgcatgtctgaattccaagtcatgtgaaatccatacattagggcctaatttatttatttcaattgtctCTGTCGTGGGCGATGTCTGCTTTGGCCGACTGTTCGAGCTCCGGTACACCTGTTGCCCTACTGGAGTTGCACAGTAACAGCGTCACTGccattagcttcacgacatactatCTAAAGCCGTTTGGATCTTTGCGTGtcctaatatgaactgtaacagtcaagtctttgaaattgttgcatttattattgcatttatatttttgttcagtataacatAATAACCTGCTTTTTCCCTCTATGCCTTACTTATATGATTGGCTGGCCCATTACCCAAGTAATGCCATTTTGAAATTGCTGTTATCGTGCTAGAGGAATATCGAAGATAGTTTCCAAATGACACTTTGCTGTCTATCCCGACTTTTTAGGGCTGCTCGTCTCCCATCGTAGTGAAGTTTGCCGACACGCAGAAGGACAAGGAGCAGAAGCGCATTGCCCAGCAGCTTCAGCAGCAGATGCAGCAGCTCAACACTGCCTCAATGTGGGGGAATCTGACTGGGCTCAACTCTCTGGGACCACAGTATCTGGCAGTAAGTGACCACCTCCTCCGGCGCCATCCCCAGCAGAGCTTTGGCCGACTGTTCGAGCTCCGGTACACCTGTTGCCCTACTGGAGTTGCAGAGTAACAGCGTCACTGccattagcttcacgacatactatCTAACGCCGTTTggatctttgcgtgtcaaaaaagatgagTCAAATAAGCTTTaaatttgacatgtcaaataacacagttctattatagaatgttgtgtgttctgaatttgcacatGCACACGACACCACTACAATCAGTTGCACTGTGCACTGTCAAAGGAAAATATCAGTATCGGACAAAAATGTCGGTGCATCACTATTTAAAAGTATATTGAGtttgcagtgtggtgccaggtaaacaaactctccctcaatgtcactgggcagctcgtggctgtgcttcccttttgtagtctgtaatagtttgcaagccctgtcacatccgtcgtcgccggtgtagtacgattcattCTAagttctgtattgacgctttgcctgtttgatggtttgtaggagggcatagcgggatttcttttaGGCTTCCAGGtcagagtcccgctccttgaaagcggcagctctaccttttagctcagtgcggattttgcctgtaatccatggcttctggttggggtatgtacgtacggtcacggtggggacgacgtcatcgatggcTTCATCAATAACTGCAATTTAGTGGTGTAATTAAGACTTTTtaatttatcaaatcaattctgtaCTATCTGTTTTAATTACGCAATTAAACAAAtgtaactttaattaactaggaagtctgGGCACCACGGGAAAGAGTTTCTATTTCCCGACTAACtcctcagatattttcatatcttatcgatTTAGTCACTTATTAATGTATTATCATCACATCAGTCATATTCTGAATGGCACAAACCCATGGATATCTACGCGAACCGTAACATAGATCATGAATCagcaatatacaaattggcttagttatttattaactaacttaatcaatcacagaattacataaacgcACACAATAGGTCatacattggttactgacatgatagaaaagtccctagtgggctaaactgatatgacggcttggtagacaaaggaaaggggtgggaACGGTTCAAGAGCGGCAAACTCAGAGTGGATTcactacatacagttgaataTTTCATCGTAAATATGGACACTTAACACCCTAACAACTGCTCAATTGGATTTTAGAAATGCAATTGACATATTTACGAGTGTATGTCTTGGTTGTCCCTCTCTGCGAAcgccggtccgtctgctggataGTCAGTCGACAAAGTCTTtggtttgtccaccagagatcaAAGTCTGTCGTATTTGTTATAATGGAATCTTCAGAGTACCAATCGGAAGTGTTcttaatagaggtcgaccgattatgatttttcaacaccgataccgattattggaggaccaaaaaaattcgataccgatttaaaaaaaaatatatataaataaataaaataaagttattaattaaaaaaaaaaaagtttaatgtatttgtaataatg
The sequence above is a segment of the Salvelinus alpinus chromosome 33, SLU_Salpinus.1, whole genome shotgun sequence genome. Coding sequences within it:
- the LOC139563208 gene encoding CUGBP Elav-like family member 1 isoform X41; translated protein: MGSFKLDFLPEMMVDHCSLNSSPVAKKMNGTLDHPDQPDIDAIKMFVGQIPRSWAEEQLRELFEPYGAVYEINVLRDRSQNPPQSKGCCFITYYTRKSALEAQNALHNMKILPGMHHPIQMKPADSEKNNAVEDRKLFIGMISKKCNENDIRLMFSPYGQIEECRILRGPDGLSRGCAFITFTARQMAQSTIKSMHQSQTMEGCSSPIVVKFADTQKDKEQKRIAQQLQQQMQQLNTASMWGNLTGLNSLGPQYLALYLQLLQQSATSGNALNNLHPMSAGSSPTSCNNNSMNAMASLGALQSLAAGAGAGLNMGSLAGMAALNGGLGSGGMSNGTGSTMEALTQAYSGIQQYAAAALPSLYNQSLLSQQSVSAAGSQKEGPEGANLFIYHLPQEFGDQDLLQMFMPFGNVISAKVFIDKQTNLSKCFGFVSYDNPVSSQAAIQSMNGFQIGMKRLKVQLKRSKNDSKPY